Proteins co-encoded in one Pirellulales bacterium genomic window:
- a CDS encoding DUF1549 domain-containing protein produces MPAKASFFREVRPVLQEHCQGCHQPAKHGGEYVMSPFPAFLKGGESGEAAIVPGKPEASNLVKMIAPTKGKDGAEKAEMPKEQPPLAAAQIELIARWIREGATDDTPASAAVTFDAEHPPVYRGLPVLSALDFSPDGMLLAVSGYHEVLLHKADGSELAGRLVGLSERVQSLAFSPDGKWLAVAGGSPARLGEIQIWNVADRKLALSVPMTYDTLYGVSWSPDGARIAFGCADNTVRAIDAKTGKQVLFQGAHNDWVLGTVFSADSSHLVSVSRDRSMKLIEVATQRFVDNITSITPGALKGGLASVDRHPKKDELVVGGADGVPKIYRMYRPADKARVIGDDFNLIRAFDALPGRIYAVQFSPDGERIVAGSSSDETGEIRVYEAGSGKLVCKFDGQPGPIYAARFSRDGKRVAAAGFSGKVVLMDAQTGKLINEFAPVPKIEDSLADRPVDASLPATNAAKSQKVSFVQDVMPTLSKLGCNAGTCHGSAQGKNGFKLSLRGYDPVFDHLALTDDLAARRFNRAMPEQSLMLLKPSGSVPHVGGMLIRPGEPRYELLKNWIAQGAKLDRDAPRVAKVEIQPAAPIIPLPKMQQQFRVLATYADGRVRDVTAEAFIESGNIEILEADKHGLITALRRGESPVLVRYEGNYTATTVTVMGDRSSFVWQDQPENNYIDALVYDKLKKVKTLPSGLCTDAEFIRRVYLDLTGLPPTSAEVRAFLADLRETKLKRDELIDRLVGSAPYVEQMTNKWADLLQVNNKYLGEKGAAALREWIRHAVATNMPYDKFAYAVLTASGSNIENPPASYFKVLRDPGDLMENTTQLFLAVRFNCNKCHDHPFERWTQNQHWKLAAFFAKVGHKDDPQYAKVKVGGTDVEGSKALGEVIFDGDTGEVRNPTTQVVQTPEFPYTHDDMPSAGDNLREQFAHWTTSAKNPYFAKSYVNRAWSYLMGPGFIEPIDDIRAGNPPTNPELLDKLTADFIASGFDVQSLQRLICKSRAYQLSVGTNEWN; encoded by the coding sequence GTGCCTGCGAAGGCGAGCTTCTTTCGCGAAGTGCGGCCTGTGCTTCAGGAGCATTGCCAGGGGTGTCATCAGCCGGCCAAGCATGGCGGCGAGTATGTGATGTCGCCGTTCCCGGCATTCTTGAAAGGGGGCGAGAGCGGTGAGGCGGCTATCGTGCCCGGCAAGCCGGAGGCCAGCAACCTCGTCAAGATGATCGCGCCGACCAAGGGGAAGGACGGCGCGGAGAAGGCGGAGATGCCGAAGGAGCAGCCGCCGCTGGCCGCCGCGCAGATCGAATTGATCGCCCGCTGGATTCGCGAAGGAGCGACAGACGACACGCCTGCTTCGGCCGCGGTGACGTTCGATGCCGAGCATCCGCCCGTCTATCGCGGGCTGCCGGTGCTCTCGGCGCTCGATTTCTCGCCCGACGGCATGCTGCTGGCCGTGTCGGGTTATCACGAAGTGCTGCTGCACAAAGCGGACGGGTCGGAATTGGCCGGCCGGCTGGTCGGGCTTTCCGAGCGGGTGCAATCGCTGGCCTTTTCGCCGGACGGCAAGTGGCTGGCCGTCGCGGGAGGCTCGCCGGCGCGGCTGGGCGAGATTCAGATTTGGAACGTCGCCGATCGCAAGCTGGCCCTCTCGGTGCCGATGACTTACGACACGCTCTACGGCGTGAGCTGGTCCCCAGACGGCGCTCGGATCGCCTTCGGTTGCGCGGACAACACGGTCCGCGCGATCGACGCCAAGACGGGCAAGCAGGTGCTCTTCCAAGGCGCGCACAACGATTGGGTGCTGGGCACTGTCTTCTCAGCCGATTCGTCGCACCTCGTCTCGGTGAGCCGCGACCGCTCGATGAAGTTGATCGAGGTGGCCACGCAGCGATTCGTCGATAACATCACGAGCATCACGCCCGGCGCGCTCAAGGGAGGTCTCGCTTCGGTCGATCGGCATCCGAAGAAGGATGAGCTGGTCGTGGGCGGGGCGGACGGCGTGCCGAAGATTTACCGCATGTATCGTCCGGCCGACAAGGCGCGGGTGATCGGCGACGATTTCAACCTGATCCGCGCGTTCGACGCCCTGCCGGGGCGGATTTATGCCGTGCAGTTTAGCCCCGATGGCGAGCGGATCGTCGCCGGCAGCAGCAGCGACGAGACGGGCGAGATCCGCGTCTACGAGGCCGGCTCGGGCAAGCTGGTTTGCAAATTCGACGGCCAGCCGGGGCCGATCTACGCCGCGCGCTTCAGCCGCGACGGCAAGCGCGTCGCCGCCGCCGGCTTCTCAGGCAAAGTGGTGCTGATGGATGCGCAGACGGGAAAGCTGATCAACGAATTTGCGCCGGTGCCGAAGATCGAGGATTCGCTCGCTGACCGGCCGGTTGATGCGTCGCTGCCCGCGACCAACGCCGCCAAGTCACAGAAGGTGAGCTTCGTTCAGGACGTGATGCCGACCCTCTCGAAGCTCGGCTGCAACGCGGGCACCTGCCACGGCTCGGCCCAGGGGAAGAACGGCTTCAAGCTCTCGCTGCGCGGATACGATCCGGTCTTCGATCATCTCGCGCTCACCGACGATCTAGCCGCCCGGCGGTTCAATCGAGCGATGCCCGAGCAGAGCCTGATGCTGCTCAAGCCGAGCGGCTCGGTGCCGCACGTCGGCGGAATGCTGATCAGGCCGGGCGAGCCGCGCTATGAATTGCTCAAGAATTGGATCGCGCAGGGGGCCAAGCTCGATCGAGATGCTCCGCGGGTGGCGAAGGTCGAGATTCAGCCGGCCGCGCCGATTATTCCGCTGCCGAAGATGCAACAGCAATTCCGCGTGCTGGCCACGTATGCCGACGGCCGGGTGCGCGACGTGACGGCCGAGGCCTTCATCGAAAGCGGCAACATCGAGATTCTCGAGGCGGACAAGCACGGGCTAATCACGGCCCTGCGCCGCGGCGAATCCCCCGTGCTCGTGCGCTACGAAGGGAACTACACGGCGACGACCGTAACCGTCATGGGCGATCGCAGCAGCTTCGTCTGGCAGGACCAGCCGGAAAACAACTACATCGACGCGCTCGTTTACGACAAACTCAAGAAGGTGAAGACGCTGCCGAGCGGGCTTTGCACCGATGCCGAGTTCATCCGCCGCGTGTATCTCGATCTGACCGGCTTGCCGCCGACGTCAGCCGAGGTCCGCGCGTTTCTGGCCGACCTGCGCGAGACGAAGCTGAAGCGCGACGAGTTGATCGACCGCCTCGTAGGCAGCGCGCCGTATGTCGAGCAGATGACGAACAAATGGGCCGACTTGCTCCAGGTGAACAACAAGTATCTGGGGGAGAAGGGCGCGGCGGCGCTGCGGGAGTGGATTCGCCATGCCGTGGCCACGAACATGCCCTACGATAAATTCGCTTATGCGGTGCTGACCGCCAGCGGATCGAATATCGAGAACCCGCCCGCCTCGTATTTCAAGGTTCTCCGCGACCCGGGCGATCTGATGGAGAATACGACGCAGCTCTTCCTCGCGGTGCGGTTCAATTGCAACAAGTGCCACGACCATCCGTTCGAGCGCTGGACGCAGAACCAACATTGGAAGCTCGCGGCCTTCTTCGCCAAGGTTGGCCACAAGGACGATCCGCAATATGCAAAGGTCAAGGTCGGCGGCACCGACGTCGAGGGGAGCAAGGCGCTTGGCGAGGTGATCTTCGACGGCGATACTGGAGAAGTGCGGAACCCGACGACGCAGGTCGTCCAAACGCCCGAATTTCCTTACACGCACGACGACATGCCCTCGGCAGGCGACAATCTCCGGGAGCAGTTCGCTCATTGGACCACCTCGGCGAAGAACCCGTATTTCGCCAAGAGCTACGTCAATCGCGCCTGGAGCTACTTGATGGGCCCCGGGTTCATTGAGCCGATCGACGACATCCGGGCCGGCAATCCGCCGACCAATCCGGAGCTGCTCGACAAGCTGACGGCCGATTTCATCGCCAGCGGCTTCGACGTGCAGAGCTTGCAGCGGCTGATTTGCAAGTCGCGGGCGTATCAACTTTCAGTTGGGACGAACGAATGGAAC
- a CDS encoding GIY-YIG nuclease family protein: MRSSIVAAFVAASNGFAVDRVVADPELNKRFVEECRARGLDDSAAALNQTLLNLRKASGLSGLPRSKRTQIADQEEFRFAAEMAVRFLERRDGVSLDQVICDPRLAEEFDRLAARIAPGFNPLQYRWAALNLRKTKKLAPEIVARIAPPREVRVLRADELIVDVIPAKPGLYLLFAARQLLYVGETENLKKRLTKHLDHSDNKGLARWLWEFGATDVHLEIQILADGTGTRTRKALELELIRSRQPIFNVKR, encoded by the coding sequence ATGAGATCGAGCATTGTTGCCGCGTTTGTCGCGGCCTCGAATGGTTTTGCGGTGGATCGCGTCGTTGCGGATCCGGAATTGAACAAGCGCTTCGTGGAGGAATGCCGAGCCCGTGGACTCGATGACTCTGCCGCTGCGCTGAATCAAACTTTGCTGAATCTGCGGAAAGCAAGTGGATTGAGCGGCCTGCCGAGGTCAAAGCGAACCCAAATCGCGGACCAGGAAGAATTCCGTTTCGCCGCGGAGATGGCGGTACGGTTTCTGGAACGTCGCGACGGCGTGAGCCTCGATCAAGTAATCTGCGATCCCCGATTGGCAGAGGAATTTGATCGCTTGGCGGCGAGGATCGCGCCCGGATTCAATCCGCTACAATACCGTTGGGCGGCGCTCAATCTACGAAAGACAAAAAAGCTCGCTCCGGAGATAGTCGCGAGAATCGCCCCGCCGCGGGAAGTTCGAGTGCTTCGAGCAGATGAACTTATCGTGGACGTGATCCCTGCGAAGCCCGGCCTTTATCTCTTGTTTGCGGCAAGGCAACTGCTGTACGTAGGCGAAACGGAGAATCTCAAAAAGCGGCTGACAAAACATCTCGACCATTCCGACAACAAGGGGCTGGCACGCTGGCTATGGGAATTCGGTGCCACTGACGTTCATCTCGAAATTCAGATTCTCGCCGACGGCACCGGCACGAGAACCCGTAAGGCCCTCGAACTAGAACTAATTCGGTCGCGGCAGCCGATTTTCAACGTGAAACGGTGA
- a CDS encoding DNA methyltransferase: MKDELLNRIELGDCIAGLNALEAGSVDLVFADPPFNIGYDYDVYRDRLERDHYLAWSRDWISGVFRALSPRGTFWLAIGDEYAAELKLESQRIGFIPRSWVVWYYTFGVNCSHKFTRSHAHLFYFVKDANDFTFRDEDLENRIPSARQLVYADKRANPRGRLPDDTWLIRPADVVGEMVADDETWAPSDFAPPSDNEQTWTLRPQDLAERFQENEHTWYFPRVAGTFKERAGFHGCQMPEQLLGRIIRFCSNEGDLVVDPFSGSATTLAVAKKLGRRYLGFDVSADYVKLGQQRLAGIRVGDRLDGSPEPTMSAPTTNVGRPGLRGPKQNKPPRARHSGANVNGEIRSREKRFERNQAKFMLRGVVEAFERVHDGYSADYVVANPDLDSEFVRTCERLGIVGDPRTWNVILFRLRKAGKLKHISTTRRSDVSWEDCDHFLFASEIALKKMLDDKLAVSLDEILCDPDLAREFDNRAFQFAPGLDSFMNRWGALALRKRAKLARSRGALLQAPATLAPATPLLRFDPDVIRGEPGVYVVANRFQSLYVGATLNLRERLRNQFGQEQRMVWLNVANDLGVQARSFPNTRPGEILAWQSCFVRKYRPQWNLRELCRLK, encoded by the coding sequence AGAGACCACTATCTCGCCTGGTCGCGCGACTGGATCTCGGGCGTGTTTCGGGCGCTCAGCCCGCGGGGGACGTTTTGGCTGGCGATTGGCGACGAATATGCCGCCGAGTTGAAGCTGGAAAGCCAGCGGATTGGATTCATCCCGCGGAGTTGGGTCGTTTGGTATTACACATTCGGCGTGAACTGCTCGCACAAGTTCACGCGCTCGCACGCGCATCTGTTTTATTTCGTGAAGGACGCGAACGACTTCACGTTCCGCGACGAAGACCTGGAGAATCGCATCCCGTCGGCCCGGCAGCTTGTCTATGCCGACAAGCGGGCGAATCCGCGGGGGCGGCTGCCGGACGATACGTGGCTCATTCGCCCGGCGGACGTTGTTGGCGAGATGGTTGCCGATGACGAGACTTGGGCGCCGAGCGATTTTGCTCCCCCGAGCGACAATGAACAGACCTGGACACTTCGTCCGCAAGACTTGGCCGAGCGCTTTCAAGAAAACGAACACACGTGGTATTTTCCCCGCGTCGCGGGCACATTCAAAGAGCGGGCCGGGTTCCACGGCTGCCAGATGCCAGAGCAATTGCTCGGGCGCATCATCCGGTTCTGTTCGAACGAAGGCGATCTCGTCGTCGATCCATTCTCCGGCAGCGCGACGACGTTGGCCGTCGCCAAGAAACTGGGCCGGCGCTACCTGGGATTCGACGTCTCGGCCGACTACGTCAAGCTCGGCCAACAGCGACTCGCGGGGATTCGAGTGGGCGATCGACTTGATGGATCCCCCGAGCCGACGATGAGCGCGCCGACGACGAACGTGGGCAGGCCGGGGCTTCGCGGTCCAAAGCAGAATAAGCCGCCGCGTGCAAGACATTCCGGGGCGAATGTAAATGGCGAAATCCGATCACGAGAAAAGCGATTCGAGCGAAATCAGGCAAAATTCATGCTGCGCGGTGTCGTCGAAGCATTCGAGCGCGTCCATGACGGCTACTCAGCGGACTACGTGGTCGCCAATCCGGATTTAGATAGCGAGTTTGTCAGAACATGCGAACGACTAGGGATCGTCGGCGACCCACGAACCTGGAACGTAATCCTGTTTCGTCTCAGAAAGGCCGGAAAGCTCAAGCATATTTCCACGACACGACGAAGCGATGTCTCCTGGGAGGATTGCGACCATTTTCTCTTTGCCAGCGAGATCGCGCTGAAGAAGATGCTGGATGACAAGCTTGCGGTAAGTCTCGACGAAATCCTCTGCGATCCTGACCTTGCGCGCGAGTTCGACAATCGCGCATTTCAGTTCGCTCCGGGGCTGGATTCGTTCATGAATCGATGGGGAGCGCTCGCGCTTCGGAAGCGTGCCAAGCTAGCGCGAAGCCGCGGCGCATTACTCCAAGCACCGGCAACATTGGCGCCTGCCACGCCGCTTCTCAGATTTGATCCTGACGTAATTCGAGGCGAACCGGGTGTCTATGTCGTCGCGAATCGTTTCCAGAGCCTCTATGTCGGGGCAACGTTAAACCTTCGAGAACGACTTAGAAATCAATTTGGTCAGGAGCAGAGAATGGTGTGGCTTAACGTTGCCAATGATCTCGGCGTTCAGGCACGCTCCTTTCCAAACACGCGTCCAGGGGAGATTCTCGCTTGGCAGAGCTGCTTCGTCAGGAAGTATCGGCCCCAATGGAATCTTCGGGAACTTTGCCGCTTGAAATGA